Below is a window of Pirellulales bacterium DNA.
GGCCGGTGCTGAAGGCGGTTTGTGCGCGCGATGAGAAGAAGGCGAAAGCCTTTGCCGAAAAATGGGGTTATGAATCGGTCGAGACCGATTGGCGAAAGCTCGTCGCCCGGAAAGATATTGACGCCGTCGATATTTGCACGCCCAACAATTTGCACAAAGAAATTGCCGTCGCGGCGGCTGCCGCAGGCAAAACCATTCTGTGCGAAAAGCCGCTGGCCATGAACGCCGCCGAAGGGGCCGAAATGGTAGCGGCCGTCGAAAAAGCCGGCGTGCCGAACTCGGTCTGGTATAACTACCGCCGCGTGCCGGCCGTCACCTTCGCCAAAAAGCTGATCGAGCAGGGCAAGCTGGGCCGCGTGTTTCACTATCGGGCGAATTTTTTGCAAGACTGGACCATGTCGGCCGATTTGCCGCAAGGCGGCCCAGCGCTGTGGCGGCTCGATGTGGCGGCCGCCGGCAGCGGCGTCACCGGTGATTTGCTCGCCCATTGCATCGATACGGCCCTGTGGCTCAACGGCGGCATCAGCACCGTTAGCGCCATGACCGAAACCTTCATCAAGGAGCGAAAGCACACGCTCACGGGCAAAGTGGAAAAAGTCGGCATCGACGATGCCTGCGCGTTTTTGTGCCGATTTGGGAATGGCTCGCTGGGACTGTTCGAATCGACTCGTTACGCCCGGGGGCACAAGGCGCTGTACACGTTCGAAATCAATGGCGAGCATGCCAGCATCAAGTGGGATTTGCACGATCTGCACCGATTGGAATGGTTCGATCATCGCGATGAAGGCCCGCTGCGCGGTTGGCGCAGCATTCACGTGACCGACGGCGAGCATCCCTACATGAGCCATTGGTGGGTGCCGGGCTTGCAAATCGGCTACGAGCATTCGTTCGTGCATCAGGTGGCCGATTTTTTGGATGGCCTGGCCAAAGGCAAACCGACCAG
It encodes the following:
- a CDS encoding Gfo/Idh/MocA family oxidoreductase; its protein translation is MTKPINLGLVGYGFMGRAHSNAYRKVNNFFNLEYRPVLKAVCARDEKKAKAFAEKWGYESVETDWRKLVARKDIDAVDICTPNNLHKEIAVAAAAAGKTILCEKPLAMNAAEGAEMVAAVEKAGVPNSVWYNYRRVPAVTFAKKLIEQGKLGRVFHYRANFLQDWTMSADLPQGGPALWRLDVAAAGSGVTGDLLAHCIDTALWLNGGISTVSAMTETFIKERKHTLTGKVEKVGIDDACAFLCRFGNGSLGLFESTRYARGHKALYTFEINGEHASIKWDLHDLHRLEWFDHRDEGPLRGWRSIHVTDGEHPYMSHWWVPGLQIGYEHSFVHQVADFLDGLAKGKPTSPTFREALETQKVCDAVLASGKSGQWTRIA